Proteins from a genomic interval of Fusobacterium sp. DD2:
- the rpsK gene encoding 30S ribosomal protein S11 has translation MAKNKIAKAKKKVKNIPNGVAHIHSTFNNTIVAITDAEGKVVSWRSGGTSGFKGTKKGTPFAAQIAAEQAANVAMESGMKKIEVRVKGPGSGREACIRSLQAAGLEVTKITDVTPIPHNGCRPPKRRRV, from the coding sequence TTGGCTAAAAATAAGATAGCTAAAGCAAAAAAGAAAGTTAAAAATATTCCTAACGGAGTAGCCCATATACATTCAACTTTTAACAACACTATAGTTGCTATTACTGACGCAGAAGGAAAAGTTGTAAGTTGGAGATCAGGAGGAACTTCTGGTTTCAAAGGTACTAAAAAAGGTACTCCATTTGCAGCTCAAATTGCAGCTGAACAAGCAGCAAACGTAGCTATGGAAAGTGGAATGAAGAAAATAGAAGTAAGAGTGAAAGGTCCTGGATCAGGAAGAGAAGCTTGTATCAGATCTTTACAAGCAGCTGGATTAGAGGTAACTAAGATAACTGACGTTACACCTATCCCTCACAATGGATGTAGACCACCAAAAAGAAGAAGAGTGTAG
- the rpsM gene encoding 30S ribosomal protein S13 yields MARIAGVDIPRNKRVEIALTYIYGIGKPTSQRVLTEAGVNFDTRVKDLTEEEINKIRDIIKTIKVEGDLRKEVRLSIKRLLDIKCYRGLRHKMNLPVRGQSSKTNARTVKGPKKPIKK; encoded by the coding sequence TTGGCTAGAATAGCAGGAGTAGATATCCCAAGAAACAAAAGAGTTGAGATTGCGTTAACTTACATTTACGGTATCGGAAAACCAACTTCTCAAAGAGTATTAACAGAAGCTGGAGTTAATTTTGATACAAGAGTTAAAGACTTAACTGAAGAAGAGATTAACAAGATTAGAGATATCATCAAAACTATCAAGGTAGAGGGAGATCTTAGAAAAGAAGTAAGACTTTCAATCAAAAGACTTTTAGACATCAAATGTTACAGAGGTCTAAGACACAAAATGAATCTACCAGTAAGAGGACAAAGTTCTAAAACTAACGCTAGAACAGTAAAAGGTCCTAAAAAACCTATTAAAAAGTAA
- the rpmJ gene encoding 50S ribosomal protein L36 translates to MKVRVSVKPICDKCKVIKRHGKVRVICENPKHKQVQG, encoded by the coding sequence ATGAAAGTAAGAGTATCAGTTAAACCTATTTGTGACAAGTGCAAAGTTATCAAGAGACATGGAAAAGTTAGGGTTATATGTGAAAACCCAAAACACAAACAAGTTCAAGGATAA
- the infA gene encoding translation initiation factor IF-1 — protein sequence MSKKDVIELEGTILEALPNAMFKVELENGHTILGHISGKMRMNYIKILPGDGVTVQISPYDLSRGRIVYRKKN from the coding sequence ATGTCAAAAAAAGATGTTATCGAATTAGAAGGTACTATTTTAGAAGCCCTTCCAAATGCGATGTTTAAAGTTGAATTAGAGAATGGGCATACTATTTTAGGCCATATCTCTGGTAAAATGAGAATGAACTATATCAAAATTTTACCTGGAGATGGAGTGACTGTACAAATCTCTCCTTATGACTTGTCAAGGGGTAGAATAGTATACAGGAAAAAAAATTAA